From Novosphingobium resinovorum, the proteins below share one genomic window:
- a CDS encoding DUF2062 domain-containing protein, whose protein sequence is MSAILHRMSVWLHRQMPTHAQLEGNRFTAPFARRQELFRFTRRSVPRGMAVGMFIGIFALIPGVQIVGAALMCVPFRGNIPLAAAVTFISNPFTTLLIILPLAVAIGNSFGYHADIATVNAMVREGAGFQQWWHWLLSDTAPAVVIGLFIQSVIAAFVSYFLTLWFWRWWIGHKHRARRLRPKRDRIETPTETPA, encoded by the coding sequence ATGAGCGCAATCCTCCACCGCATGTCCGTGTGGCTGCACCGGCAGATGCCCACTCACGCCCAGCTTGAGGGGAATCGCTTCACCGCGCCTTTCGCAAGGCGGCAGGAACTGTTCCGCTTTACCCGCCGCTCGGTCCCGCGCGGCATGGCAGTGGGCATGTTCATCGGCATCTTCGCGCTGATTCCGGGCGTACAGATCGTCGGCGCGGCGCTGATGTGCGTGCCGTTTCGCGGCAACATCCCGCTCGCGGCGGCGGTGACCTTCATCTCCAATCCGTTCACGACGCTGCTGATCATCCTCCCGCTCGCGGTCGCGATCGGCAACAGCTTCGGCTATCACGCCGACATCGCCACGGTGAACGCGATGGTTCGTGAGGGCGCGGGTTTCCAGCAGTGGTGGCACTGGCTGCTTTCCGATACCGCACCCGCCGTGGTGATCGGCCTGTTCATCCAGTCGGTCATCGCCGCTTTCGTCAGCTATTTCCTGACCTTGTGGTTCTGGCGCTGGTGGATCGGCCACAAGCACCGCGCTCGCCGCCTGCGGCCGAAACGGGATCGCATCGAAACCCCGACGGAAACCCCCGCATGA
- the smpB gene encoding SsrA-binding protein SmpB: MARPQNSVFDKFKTVAENRKARFDYYIEDKFEAGIALTGTEVKSLRFGEGSIAESFAEIRGGECWLVNANVPEFSHGNRFNHTPKRPRKLLLHEREISRLQGAVERKGMTLVPLSIYFNSRGRAKVELALAKGKNAADKRQTIKDRDWKRDQARIMRDHG; the protein is encoded by the coding sequence ATGGCACGCCCTCAAAACTCCGTATTCGACAAGTTCAAGACCGTTGCGGAAAACCGCAAGGCACGGTTCGACTATTATATCGAGGACAAGTTCGAGGCCGGCATCGCGCTCACCGGCACCGAAGTGAAGTCGCTCCGTTTCGGCGAGGGTTCGATCGCTGAATCCTTCGCCGAGATTCGCGGCGGCGAATGCTGGCTGGTCAACGCCAACGTGCCTGAATTCAGCCACGGCAACCGCTTCAACCACACGCCCAAGCGCCCCCGCAAGCTGCTGCTGCACGAACGGGAAATCTCCCGTCTGCAGGGCGCGGTGGAGCGCAAGGGCATGACGCTCGTGCCGCTGTCGATCTACTTCAACAGCCGGGGCCGCGCGAAAGTCGAACTGGCGCTCGCCAAGGGCAAGAACGCCGCCGACAAGCGCCAGACGATCAAGGACCGCGACTGGAAGCGCGACCAGGCCCGCATCATGCGCGACCACGGCTGA
- a CDS encoding alpha/beta hydrolase family protein, producing the protein MRTVLRAAVPTALLFLQVLPAASAATVEPPPLDAYGELPRVEDAALSPDGGSIASVAQSQGERRILVVTRDGKVRFNAASGTNKIRRIDWADADTLLLTNSATVPLFGFTADKVEMNGTVLIPLKAGNETGLVFGKNRAIVNATRGRYGLRTIGGRTVGFFGGIALDTTTRGEPSWKHGRTTLYAVDIATNKPRVVAPPASENHYRDWLVDASGTVSVTLDIAEESGLWTIDTLRGKELVRGVDPTGDVSLVAFGRGGASVIYQIEDKDGVQHWFEVPLAGGTPQEYLPGIAIDRLFVDRTTGILIGYRTMEEVPRTVMDDPVQQHAITRIFKAFAGRQVDLIDWTPGFSKVLLRTSGNQDSGTWYLVDVAQRRADPVGDERPSIAPEQVGPISAIDYKAQDGLEMDGILTLPPGREAKGLPLVVLPHGGPAAYDKPAFDWWAQAFASRGYAVFQPNFRGSTGRGDAFRHAGDGEWGRKMQTDISDGLAELAGRGIVDPKRACIVGASYGGYAALAGVTIQQGLYKCAVSVAGVADIKLMYDTDLRESGGSKMLGRSLVEQLGDRKGFDAASPRRFAARADAPVLLIHGKDDTVVPYRQSLVMADALKDAGKPYELVTLAGEDHWLSREETRKQMLAAAMRFVQQHNPAE; encoded by the coding sequence ATGCGCACAGTCCTGCGGGCGGCCGTTCCGACCGCCCTTCTGTTCCTGCAAGTGCTGCCGGCAGCTTCGGCGGCGACGGTCGAGCCGCCACCGCTCGATGCCTATGGGGAACTGCCGCGCGTGGAGGATGCCGCCCTCTCGCCTGACGGCGGTTCCATCGCCAGCGTCGCCCAGTCCCAGGGCGAACGCCGGATCCTGGTGGTCACCCGGGACGGCAAGGTTCGCTTCAACGCCGCCAGCGGCACCAACAAGATACGGCGGATCGACTGGGCCGATGCCGACACCCTGCTCCTCACCAACAGTGCCACCGTGCCGCTGTTCGGCTTCACCGCAGACAAGGTGGAGATGAACGGCACCGTCCTGATCCCGCTCAAGGCGGGGAACGAGACCGGGCTGGTCTTCGGCAAGAACCGCGCGATCGTGAATGCCACGCGCGGCCGCTATGGCCTGCGCACCATCGGCGGGCGCACGGTAGGTTTCTTCGGCGGCATCGCACTCGACACCACCACCCGTGGCGAGCCGAGTTGGAAGCACGGGCGCACGACGCTCTACGCCGTCGACATCGCCACCAACAAACCGCGCGTGGTCGCTCCTCCTGCCTCGGAAAACCATTATCGCGACTGGCTCGTCGATGCCTCGGGCACGGTCTCGGTCACGCTCGACATCGCGGAGGAAAGCGGCCTGTGGACGATCGACACGCTGCGCGGAAAGGAACTGGTGCGCGGCGTCGACCCGACCGGCGACGTCAGCCTCGTCGCCTTCGGGCGCGGCGGGGCGAGCGTGATCTACCAGATCGAGGACAAGGACGGCGTCCAGCATTGGTTCGAAGTGCCCCTCGCCGGGGGAACGCCTCAGGAGTATCTGCCCGGCATCGCCATCGATCGCCTTTTCGTAGACCGCACCACCGGCATCCTCATCGGCTACCGCACGATGGAGGAAGTGCCGCGCACGGTCATGGACGATCCTGTGCAGCAGCACGCCATCACCCGCATCTTCAAAGCCTTCGCGGGCAGGCAGGTTGACCTGATCGACTGGACGCCGGGCTTCTCCAAGGTCCTGCTGCGCACCAGCGGCAACCAGGACAGCGGCACCTGGTATCTCGTCGACGTCGCGCAGCGCCGGGCCGATCCGGTCGGCGACGAAAGGCCAAGCATCGCTCCCGAGCAGGTCGGACCGATCTCGGCCATCGACTACAAGGCGCAGGACGGGCTGGAGATGGACGGCATCCTCACGCTGCCACCGGGACGCGAGGCCAAGGGACTGCCGCTCGTCGTGCTGCCCCACGGCGGCCCGGCCGCCTACGACAAGCCTGCGTTCGACTGGTGGGCGCAGGCTTTCGCCTCGCGCGGGTATGCAGTGTTCCAGCCCAACTTCCGGGGCTCGACCGGACGCGGAGACGCCTTTCGCCATGCCGGTGACGGCGAGTGGGGCCGCAAGATGCAGACCGATATTTCAGACGGCCTCGCCGAACTGGCCGGGCGCGGCATCGTCGATCCGAAGCGGGCCTGCATCGTCGGCGCGAGCTACGGCGGCTATGCCGCACTGGCCGGGGTGACGATCCAGCAGGGGCTCTACAAGTGCGCGGTCTCGGTGGCGGGCGTCGCCGACATCAAGCTGATGTACGACACCGATCTTCGCGAAAGCGGGGGGTCCAAGATGCTGGGCCGTTCACTGGTCGAGCAACTCGGCGACCGCAAGGGCTTCGACGCCGCATCGCCGCGCCGCTTCGCCGCACGGGCCGATGCGCCTGTGCTGCTGATCCACGGCAAGGACGATACGGTCGTCCCCTACCGCCAGAGCCTGGTCATGGCCGATGCGCTGAAGGATGCCGGTAAGCCCTACGAACTGGTCACGCTGGCAGGCGAGGACCACTGGCTCTCGCGCGAGGAGACCCGCAAGCAGATGCTGGCAGCGGCGATGCGCTTCGTTCAGCAGCACAATCCAGCGGAGTGA
- the dapA gene encoding 4-hydroxy-tetrahydrodipicolinate synthase encodes MFSGSIPALVTPFRDGAFDEQAFRRLVDWQIESGSSALVPCGTTGENSTLSNAEHHRVIEVCIEQAAGRVPIIAGCGSNDTMNALLHMNFSKKCGAAAALLVAPYYNRPSQAGLLAHFSYLAENNDLPIVLYNVPGRTVTDLLPETVCELARRFPGRFIAIKDASGDLSRVTDHRMGIGKDFVQLCGDDELALPFNAAGGVGCISVTANVAPALCAEFQAACAANDLEKARELNDRLYPLHYAMFEDSSPGPCKYALAQVHDWIENELRLPLVTCGEAAMKSVDEALVHAGLV; translated from the coding sequence ATGTTCTCCGGCTCGATTCCCGCGCTTGTCACACCGTTTCGCGACGGGGCGTTCGACGAACAGGCTTTCCGCCGCCTCGTCGACTGGCAGATCGAATCGGGCTCCTCCGCGCTCGTCCCCTGCGGCACCACCGGCGAGAACTCGACGCTGTCGAACGCCGAGCACCACCGCGTCATCGAAGTCTGCATCGAGCAGGCGGCGGGCCGCGTGCCGATCATCGCCGGATGCGGCAGCAACGACACGATGAACGCGCTGCTGCACATGAACTTCTCGAAGAAGTGCGGCGCGGCCGCCGCGCTGCTGGTCGCGCCTTACTACAACCGCCCGAGCCAGGCGGGCCTGCTGGCGCACTTCAGCTACCTTGCCGAGAACAACGACTTGCCGATCGTGCTCTACAACGTGCCCGGCCGCACCGTCACTGACCTGTTGCCCGAGACGGTCTGCGAACTCGCCCGCCGCTTCCCCGGCCGCTTCATCGCCATCAAGGACGCCAGCGGCGACCTCAGCCGCGTGACCGACCACCGCATGGGCATCGGCAAGGACTTCGTGCAGCTTTGCGGCGATGACGAACTGGCCCTGCCGTTCAATGCGGCGGGCGGCGTCGGCTGCATTTCGGTGACCGCCAACGTCGCGCCCGCGCTCTGCGCCGAGTTCCAGGCCGCCTGCGCCGCCAATGATCTGGAGAAGGCGCGCGAGTTGAACGACCGCCTCTACCCGCTGCACTACGCCATGTTCGAGGACAGCTCGCCGGGGCCGTGCAAGTACGCGCTGGCGCAAGTCCACGACTGGATCGAAAACGAACTGCGCCTGCCGCTCGTCACGTGCGGCGAAGCGGCGATGAAGTCCGTGGACGAGGCCTTGGTCCACGCCGGGCTGGTGTAA
- a CDS encoding lytic transglycosylase domain-containing protein — MSSMLRAPHLLLSISFTVFAVPALAQSTSPYGTPDGREWDAARAQSMQTHDMNVHQSIDQWKLLSANDRMGFAAYTSFLLTYPGYPQQDKIRGYAEKALLTESPSAQAVIGYFDRFAPIGSRAAGRYAVALSTMRRADAATNAVAAWRMGALIDSDEATLLGLYRGQFTAADHDARMDALLWQGETAQAERQISFVSAARRSEFMERLTLLQGSAPGTLGMSLPSGIASDPGYIYNRAVQARRSGNSAGAVSLLANRPPLSRPVAQPEQWVRELLTAAKAADASSAVRIATSIDDAFAPGTDVSRQSFRVRDDYTTLMWLGGTKALCSLSSPRQAAPLFYRYGAAAQTPGTRSKGFYWAGRAAAMGGDTAGANRYFEMAAQYPQYFYGQLSLERLSRPIPNLDTRPSAVPSMAQRTSFASLPITRAVRDVARDADWRTGVQFYREISNQAQTAEDYVLVADLAREIGRRDLAVIMGQSAHAGGFDQFGKISFPLVPTPQGTDWTMVHALARQESQFAQNALSHAGARGLMQLMPGTAREQAGKMSLAYDEGALISDPSYNILLGDAYFRRVKDYFGGALPLAIAAYNAGPGNVNKWLRANGDPRTGSVEWLDWLEQIPIYETKNYVQRVLENAVVYETMYPEKSDYNGANKLSRLMPGKRAPG, encoded by the coding sequence ATGTCCAGCATGTTGCGCGCCCCCCACCTGCTGCTGAGCATTTCTTTCACCGTTTTTGCCGTTCCCGCACTCGCCCAGTCAACGTCGCCCTACGGGACGCCGGACGGCCGCGAATGGGATGCGGCAAGGGCGCAGTCGATGCAGACGCACGACATGAACGTCCACCAGTCGATCGACCAGTGGAAGCTGCTGAGCGCCAACGACCGCATGGGCTTCGCCGCCTATACCTCGTTCCTGCTGACCTATCCGGGCTATCCGCAGCAGGACAAGATCAGGGGCTATGCCGAAAAGGCGCTGCTGACCGAATCGCCCTCGGCCCAGGCGGTGATCGGCTACTTCGACCGCTTCGCCCCGATCGGCAGCCGCGCGGCGGGCCGTTATGCCGTGGCGCTCTCGACGATGCGCCGCGCCGATGCCGCGACCAATGCCGTCGCCGCCTGGCGCATGGGAGCGCTGATCGATTCGGACGAGGCCACCCTCCTCGGCCTTTATCGAGGCCAGTTCACCGCCGCCGATCACGACGCGCGCATGGATGCGCTGCTGTGGCAGGGCGAAACCGCGCAGGCCGAGCGGCAGATTTCCTTCGTCTCCGCCGCGCGCCGCTCCGAGTTCATGGAGCGCCTGACGCTGCTGCAAGGCTCCGCCCCCGGTACGCTGGGGATGAGCCTGCCCTCCGGCATCGCGTCCGACCCCGGCTATATCTACAACCGCGCGGTGCAGGCGCGCCGTTCGGGCAACAGCGCCGGTGCGGTGAGCCTGCTCGCCAATCGCCCGCCGCTATCGCGCCCGGTAGCCCAGCCCGAGCAGTGGGTGCGCGAACTGCTCACCGCCGCGAAAGCCGCCGACGCATCGAGCGCGGTGCGCATCGCCACCTCGATCGACGACGCCTTCGCCCCCGGCACCGACGTCAGCCGCCAGTCCTTCCGGGTGCGCGACGACTACACCACGCTGATGTGGCTGGGCGGGACCAAGGCATTGTGCAGCCTCTCCAGCCCGCGTCAGGCCGCACCGCTGTTCTACCGCTACGGCGCCGCCGCGCAGACGCCGGGCACGCGCTCCAAGGGCTTCTACTGGGCTGGCCGCGCCGCCGCGATGGGCGGCGACACGGCGGGCGCCAACCGCTACTTCGAGATGGCGGCGCAGTATCCGCAGTACTTCTACGGCCAGCTTTCGCTCGAACGGCTGAGCCGCCCGATCCCCAACCTCGACACCCGGCCGAGCGCGGTGCCGAGCATGGCCCAGCGCACCTCGTTCGCCTCGCTGCCGATCACGCGGGCGGTGCGCGACGTAGCCCGCGACGCCGACTGGCGCACCGGCGTGCAGTTCTACCGCGAGATATCCAACCAGGCGCAGACCGCCGAGGACTACGTGCTCGTCGCCGATCTGGCGCGTGAGATCGGCCGCCGCGACCTCGCCGTCATCATGGGCCAGAGCGCGCATGCGGGCGGGTTCGACCAGTTCGGCAAGATTTCGTTCCCGCTGGTGCCCACCCCCCAGGGCACCGACTGGACGATGGTCCACGCCCTAGCCCGGCAGGAGAGCCAGTTCGCCCAGAACGCGCTCAGCCACGCGGGCGCACGCGGGTTGATGCAGCTGATGCCCGGCACCGCGCGCGAGCAGGCGGGCAAGATGAGCCTCGCCTATGACGAAGGCGCGCTGATCAGCGATCCCAGCTACAACATCCTGCTGGGCGACGCCTACTTCCGCCGCGTGAAGGACTACTTTGGCGGTGCGCTTCCGCTGGCCATTGCCGCCTACAACGCCGGCCCCGGCAACGTGAACAAGTGGCTGCGCGCCAACGGCGATCCGCGCACCGGCTCCGTGGAGTGGCTCGACTGGCTGGAGCAGATCCCGATCTACGAGACCAAGAACTACGTCCAGCGCGTGCTGGAGAACGCCGTGGTCTACGAGACGATGTATCCGGAGAAATCGGACTACAACGGCGCGAACAAGCTCTCGCGACTGATGCCGGGCAAGCGCGCGCCGGGCTGA
- the greB gene encoding transcription elongation factor GreB → MKPAGPPISPTGMAALRARYDHLLGKERPEIVEIVSWAAGNGDRSENGDYLYGRKRMREIDRELAFLARRMKVLRVVDPADQTERGKVFFGATVELADEDDERLTITIVGDDEQDASTGRIGWSAPIARALRGAGVGDLRIVRLPSGEKEWEIMAVSYP, encoded by the coding sequence ATGAAACCCGCCGGTCCTCCCATCTCTCCCACTGGCATGGCCGCCTTGCGCGCCCGCTACGACCACCTGCTCGGCAAGGAGCGCCCGGAGATCGTGGAGATCGTATCGTGGGCGGCGGGCAACGGCGACCGCTCCGAGAACGGCGACTACCTCTATGGCCGCAAGCGCATGCGCGAGATCGACCGCGAACTGGCCTTCCTCGCCCGCCGCATGAAGGTGCTGCGGGTCGTCGATCCGGCCGACCAGACCGAGCGCGGCAAAGTCTTCTTCGGCGCCACCGTCGAACTCGCCGACGAGGACGACGAGCGCCTGACCATCACCATCGTCGGCGACGACGAACAGGACGCCTCCACCGGCCGCATCGGCTGGAGCGCCCCGATCGCCCGCGCCCTGCGCGGCGCAGGCGTGGGCGACTTGCGCATCGTGCGCCTCCCGTCCGGCGAGAAGGAGTGGGAGATCATGGCGGTGAGCTACCCATGA
- a CDS encoding TSUP family transporter, with the protein MMELSVEAIGFLIAIAFLAGGVDALAGGGGLLTIPALMAAGIPPVSALATNKLQSTIGTSSAFLTFHRAGHVDLKAFAFPALGAFVGSVAGGTAVQFVDPKFLAAFVPVLLIAMGLYFLLAPPMSEVDRHARVGRVGLTLITSGIGFYDGFFGPGTGSFLTTALVALGGLGLVRAIANTKFLNLSTNVAGLLAMIAGGKVLWLLGAGMAAANVAGNQVGARLAIRYGGKGVRPLLVVMSFALTVKLLSDPKNPLWSLF; encoded by the coding sequence ATGATGGAGTTGAGCGTCGAAGCGATCGGCTTCCTCATCGCCATCGCCTTTCTTGCGGGCGGGGTCGACGCGCTGGCGGGCGGCGGCGGGCTGCTGACGATCCCGGCGCTGATGGCAGCGGGCATACCGCCCGTCTCTGCGCTGGCGACCAACAAGCTGCAGAGCACCATCGGCACGTCCTCCGCCTTCCTGACCTTCCACCGCGCCGGGCATGTCGACCTCAAGGCCTTCGCCTTTCCGGCGCTCGGCGCCTTCGTCGGCTCGGTAGCGGGCGGAACTGCGGTGCAGTTCGTCGATCCCAAGTTCCTCGCCGCCTTCGTGCCGGTGCTGCTGATCGCGATGGGGCTCTACTTCCTGCTCGCCCCGCCGATGAGCGAGGTCGATCGCCACGCCCGCGTCGGCCGCGTGGGGCTGACGCTGATCACCAGCGGCATCGGTTTCTACGACGGCTTCTTCGGCCCCGGCACCGGCTCGTTCCTGACGACGGCGCTGGTGGCGCTGGGCGGACTTGGCCTCGTTCGCGCGATCGCCAATACCAAGTTCCTGAACCTGTCCACCAACGTCGCCGGGCTGCTGGCGATGATCGCGGGCGGCAAGGTGCTGTGGCTACTGGGCGCGGGCATGGCGGCGGCGAACGTCGCGGGCAACCAGGTCGGCGCGCGCCTCGCGATCCGCTACGGCGGCAAGGGCGTGCGGCCGCTGCTCGTCGTCATGTCCTTCGCACTGACGGTGAAGCTGCTCTCCGACCCGAAGAACCCGCTGTGGAGCTTGTTCTGA
- a CDS encoding outer membrane protein, which yields MKKILVCLAAGTAMASAAPAFAQNVAPVDPFSQFHVEALGGYDATKAGSSVDDDVNEDNNKTVDGFTYGVGAGYDFRAGNLVVGPEAEVTWSTAKTRFNDGEFEGFGLGNVKANRDLYVGARVGYVISPKTMLYAKGGYTNAKFDVRSTFGTVDTNRDIDADGWRIGAGVEQAVTNNVFAKIEYRYSNYSKGEIDYTNEIPDSQRFNLDLDRHQVMAGVGVRF from the coding sequence ATGAAGAAGATCCTTGTTTGTCTTGCCGCAGGAACCGCGATGGCCTCGGCCGCTCCGGCTTTCGCGCAGAATGTCGCGCCGGTCGATCCGTTCTCGCAGTTCCACGTCGAGGCGCTGGGCGGCTACGACGCCACCAAGGCGGGGAGCAGCGTTGACGACGACGTCAACGAGGACAACAACAAGACGGTCGACGGGTTCACCTACGGCGTCGGCGCGGGCTACGACTTCCGCGCGGGCAACCTGGTGGTCGGCCCCGAGGCGGAAGTGACCTGGTCCACCGCCAAAACCCGCTTCAACGACGGCGAGTTCGAGGGCTTCGGCCTCGGCAACGTCAAGGCGAACCGTGATCTCTACGTCGGCGCGCGCGTCGGTTACGTGATCAGCCCGAAGACGATGCTCTATGCCAAAGGTGGCTACACGAACGCCAAGTTCGACGTGCGCAGCACCTTCGGCACGGTCGACACCAATCGCGACATCGATGCCGACGGCTGGCGCATCGGTGCGGGCGTCGAGCAGGCGGTGACGAACAACGTCTTCGCCAAGATCGAGTATCGCTACTCGAACTACAGCAAGGGCGAGATCGACTACACGAACGAGATCCCCGACAGCCAGCGCTTCAACCTCGACCTCGACCGTCACCAGGTCATGGCGGGCGTGGGCGTGCGCTTCTAA
- the rlmN gene encoding 23S rRNA (adenine(2503)-C(2))-methyltransferase RlmN has protein sequence MSEQHISTAAVSTAAGLTPIPGNVDPMTVARPSLVDGVTPREDGRIDLIGLPKKRIAELFEGAGLDVKAAKLRAKQVYHWLYHRGVTEFEAMTDIAKTMRPWLAERFVIGRPEIVEAQHSSDGTRKWLLRTADAHDFEMVFIPDADRGTLCVSSQVGCTLNCRFCHTGTMRLVRNLTVGEIVGQVMLARDSLSEWPKNAEDSRRLAALMDDIGDDDDEEGGYHPSGRLLTNIVMMGMGEPLYNFDNVRDALKLVMDGDGLALSKRRITLSTSGVIPQMERCGEEIGVNLAVSLHAVTKEVRDEIVPVNKKYGIEQLLQACADYPRASNARRITFEYVMLKDKNDSDDDARELVRLLKHYKLPAKVNLIPFNPWPGAPYECSTPERIRSFSEIVFQGGISAPVRTPRGRDIDAACGQLKTAAEKKSRAEIDRLLAEKEAALLG, from the coding sequence ATGTCAGAGCAGCACATCTCCACCGCAGCGGTCTCGACCGCCGCCGGCCTCACGCCGATCCCGGGCAACGTCGACCCGATGACCGTGGCGCGTCCCTCCCTGGTGGACGGCGTGACCCCGCGCGAAGACGGGCGCATCGACCTCATCGGCCTTCCCAAGAAGCGCATCGCCGAACTGTTCGAAGGCGCCGGGCTGGACGTGAAGGCCGCCAAGCTGCGCGCCAAGCAGGTCTATCACTGGCTCTACCACCGCGGCGTGACCGAGTTCGAGGCGATGACCGACATCGCCAAGACCATGCGTCCCTGGCTGGCGGAGCGCTTCGTCATCGGCCGCCCGGAGATCGTCGAGGCGCAGCACTCCAGCGACGGCACCCGCAAGTGGCTGCTACGCACGGCGGACGCGCACGACTTCGAGATGGTGTTCATCCCCGACGCCGATCGCGGGACGCTCTGCGTCTCCTCGCAGGTCGGCTGCACGCTCAACTGCCGCTTCTGCCACACCGGCACCATGCGCCTCGTGCGCAACCTGACCGTGGGCGAGATCGTCGGCCAGGTCATGTTGGCGCGCGATTCGCTCAGTGAGTGGCCCAAGAACGCCGAAGACAGTCGCCGCCTCGCCGCATTGATGGACGACATCGGTGACGACGATGACGAGGAAGGCGGCTACCACCCCAGCGGCCGCCTGCTGACCAACATCGTGATGATGGGCATGGGCGAGCCGCTCTACAACTTCGACAACGTGCGCGATGCGCTCAAGCTGGTGATGGACGGTGACGGCCTCGCCTTGTCGAAGCGCCGCATCACCCTCTCCACCTCGGGCGTGATCCCGCAGATGGAACGCTGCGGTGAGGAGATCGGCGTGAACCTTGCCGTCTCGCTCCATGCGGTGACCAAGGAAGTGCGCGACGAGATCGTGCCGGTGAACAAGAAGTACGGCATCGAGCAGCTGCTGCAGGCCTGCGCCGACTATCCGCGCGCCTCCAACGCCCGGCGCATCACCTTCGAGTACGTGATGCTCAAGGACAAGAACGACAGCGACGACGACGCGCGCGAACTGGTCCGCCTGCTCAAGCACTACAAGCTGCCCGCCAAGGTGAACCTGATCCCGTTCAACCCCTGGCCCGGCGCACCTTACGAATGCTCGACGCCCGAGCGCATCCGTTCGTTCTCCGAGATCGTGTTCCAGGGCGGCATTTCCGCGCCGGTGCGCACCCCGCGCGGACGCGACATCGATGCGGCCTGCGGCCAGCTCAAGACGGCAGCGGAAAAGAAGAGCCGCGCCGAGATCGACCGCCTGCTGGCGGAGAAGGAAGCGGCGCTGCTGGGCTGA
- a CDS encoding LysR family transcriptional regulator → MKRTHLPLNALRVFDAAARHLSFTRAADELAVTPAAVGQQIRALEDLLGVVLFRRTSKGLELTEEAGAGLAALRSGFLHFEDAVQAMQAGQSSHVYTIACPREFFAAWLAPRLAAFRAANPQVRYVLVDGEMTDFTEANLDLAVRWTDGPGDLEGVALGSAEWVEVGSGDWIGWPGDPEPDGEGEEAKPPVVVSDAGQAIAAALAGIGRARIPALLAAGVAGRDAAVGEPTPSRRGYWLVAPTPQWRQKKVKELVAALTE, encoded by the coding sequence ATGAAGCGCACGCACCTGCCCCTCAACGCCCTGCGCGTCTTCGACGCAGCGGCGCGCCATCTCTCCTTCACCCGCGCCGCCGACGAACTGGCGGTGACTCCCGCCGCCGTCGGCCAGCAGATCCGCGCGCTGGAAGACCTGCTCGGCGTGGTGCTGTTCCGCCGCACCAGCAAGGGGCTGGAACTGACCGAAGAGGCGGGCGCCGGCCTTGCCGCGCTGCGCAGCGGGTTCCTCCATTTCGAGGACGCCGTGCAGGCTATGCAGGCGGGGCAGTCGAGCCACGTCTACACCATCGCCTGCCCGCGCGAGTTCTTCGCCGCCTGGCTGGCACCGCGCCTTGCCGCATTTCGCGCTGCTAATCCGCAAGTGCGATACGTGCTGGTCGATGGCGAGATGACGGATTTCACAGAAGCTAACCTCGACCTCGCGGTGCGCTGGACGGATGGGCCGGGCGACCTTGAGGGCGTGGCGCTCGGTAGCGCCGAATGGGTCGAAGTGGGCTCGGGCGACTGGATCGGCTGGCCGGGCGACCCCGAGCCGGACGGTGAGGGAGAAGAGGCCAAGCCGCCGGTCGTGGTGAGCGATGCCGGGCAGGCGATCGCCGCCGCGCTGGCCGGGATCGGCCGTGCGCGCATTCCGGCGCTGCTTGCGGCGGGCGTCGCCGGGCGCGATGCGGCTGTGGGTGAGCCAACGCCGAGCCGTCGTGGCTATTGGCTGGTCGCGCCGACGCCGCAGTGGCGGCAGAAGAAAGTCAAGGAACTCGTCGCGGCGCTGACGGAGTGA
- the apaG gene encoding Co2+/Mg2+ efflux protein ApaG, with protein sequence MKELFQHSAITDGLTVRVAVNFLPEQSRIEAGKWFWVYHIRIENETDHTLQLMTRHWRITDANGKVDVVEGEGVVGEQPLLEPGRSHDYVSGCPLSTPQGSMEGYYTFRRDDGTEFRASIPFFPLAAPATAG encoded by the coding sequence ATGAAGGAACTGTTCCAGCACTCCGCGATCACCGACGGCCTCACCGTGCGTGTGGCCGTCAATTTCCTGCCCGAGCAATCGCGTATCGAGGCGGGTAAATGGTTCTGGGTGTATCACATCCGGATCGAGAACGAGACCGACCACACGCTGCAACTGATGACCCGTCACTGGCGCATCACCGATGCCAACGGCAAAGTCGATGTGGTCGAGGGTGAGGGCGTCGTCGGGGAACAGCCGTTGCTCGAACCGGGCCGGAGTCACGACTACGTCTCGGGATGCCCGCTTTCGACGCCGCAGGGTTCGATGGAGGGGTATTACACCTTCCGCCGCGATGACGGCACCGAATTCCGCGCCAGCATCCCCTTCTTCCCGCTTGCTGCGCCCGCGACCGCAGGCTGA